GAGGGACAAACGGCTACCATCGAGCTAGGGCAGAAGCACTTTTTTAGTAACACATCGGGAAAGGAATGTTTGATTCAAGTAACGGTTTCGCCCGGAAATCAGAACTTTGAGGAATCCCTGCTCATCTATAAGGGTTTGGCGAAGGATGGTTTCGCCAGCACGAGCGGAACGCCGAAAAAGCTATTGGATTTGGCCTTGTTCATCCATCTCAATGATTCACACATGATCGGCTTTTCCAAACTAGCAGAACCTTTCTTTCGTCTTCTAGCCAGTTATGCTACGCAACAAGGCCGATTAGCTAAACTTAAAGCGAACTATGCGATTAGCTAAGCCCTAGTATTCCATCCGTGCTAGTTACGTTGAGCATTTTTGAACTGGGTTTTCGTATACTCATTTCAATTAGATATAAGTTCTATTTTGCGGGTATTGAATTATTAAAGCGAAATATTTGTATAACTCGTAGTCAGGCATCGCTTCATACTTTCAATTTCTCCTGACTACCTGGTCTTCTCTTGTTACGCTAGTACTTCAATTTATTCCCATGTCTCGCAAAACGTATGTTTTCCTAATCCTAATTTTAGGTAGCCTCACGGCATTAGGACCCTTTTCCATTGATATGTACCTGCCGGGCTTTCCGGCCATTGCTAAAGATCTGCATACCACGGCTGCGAAAGTTTCGCTTTCCCTGTCCGGATTTTTTATTGGCATCTCCCTCGGGCAGTTGCTGTATGGGCCTTTACTTGATCGGTTTGGGCGTAAAAAACCCTTGTACGTTGGACTGGTGATCTACATCCTGGCTTCGGTGGGCTGTGCGTATACGGAGAGTATCGATAGTCTGATTTTCATGCGGGTCATTCAGGCCATTGGTAGTTGTGCGGCTTCGGTTGCTTCCATTGCCATGGTCCGCGATTTGTTCCCGGTAAAGGACAACGCCAAAGTCTTTTCACTACTCCTGCTGGTGGTAGGTGCTTCCCCCATGATTGCCCCTACGGTCGGTGGTTACGTCACTTCGGTATTTGGCTGGGAGATGGTATTTATGATCCTGATGGGGATGGGACTGCTGATTTTACTGGCCGTTTTCCTGTGGTTACCCGATAGTTACCAGCCCGACTCCTCCATTTCCCTGAAGCCGAAACCCATTCTGCAAAACTTCTGGAAGGTCTTACGGGAACCTCAGTTTTATACCTATGCCTTCACCGGAGCCATTGCCTTTGCCGGACTCTTTGCCTACGTTTCTGGTTCGCCCATTTTATTTATGGAAGTCTTTCATACTGATGAAAAGGTATACGGCTGGATCTTTGCCTTTCTTTCCGTGGGCTTTATTGGATCAAGCCAAGTCAATACATTAGTGCTGAATAGATACAAGAGCGAACAAATTGTCAGGGTAGCCCTGATGAGTCAGGTGCTTATCGCTCTTACCTTTTTAGTGGTAGCCTTGAATGGATGGCTGACGTTGCCCATTACGCTTGTTTTTCTATTCCTGTTTCTAAGCTGTATTGGTTTTACGAATCCCAATGCTTCCGCCTTGTCATTAGCCCCTTTCGCTAAAAATGCGGGTAGTGCCTCAGCATTAATGGGAGCCGTGCAAATGGGCATGGGAACCCTGATCTCGGTGTTGATGAGCCAGTTTGAAGAACCCTCGGCCTTACCGATGGTAGCTGCTATGGCGGGTTCTGCCAGTCTCGCCCTGCTTGTGTTACTGGTGGGTAAGAAAACCATTAAACAGCAAGTGGAAGTGCAACAGGACGCGGAAGCAGCCTTTTTACATTAATATTGACTCTTGCTTTACGCAACCAAACGGCTAGTGCGGTGTTCACTTTAAAAACTTTCTCATGCAAAAATCCGAAATTAAAGGACATCTGGACCTGATAGTAATTGATCCAGAAGACAACGCTGAAGAAGAGCGTACGCACGGGCTGCAGATCCTGATTCATGGGGATTCAGCGGGCTTGCAATCGTTGGGTCAACTCCTGCTTCAGTTGGCCGAATTGGATCAGAACCAAGAGAGCGACCTTCCCGAGGAAGCCAGAATACACCTGCACCTAATTCCTAACGTCGATCTAAGTAAAAGCTCTTCGGAGGTGATCATAGGTAGACTCGATGCTAAGGGTACGGGTGAATTTTATGCCCGGTATACCCCAAAAGATCAATAAATGTTCTCCATCCATTGGCAACACTCTATTCACTTGCCATCAAGGATGATGGATCCTTGTCACTGCACACGATGAAAGCTGAACCTAAGGTCAAGCGATTACAGCCGCTGGATTTAAAGCTAAAGGGCTTTAGAATGTACGAGGTGCATCCGTCTTCACCGGGGATACCTGACTATTCGCGTCGAGACTTTTATAAAATATGCCTTTTCAGTGGGGATAGTCTGGTGCATTATGCTGACAAAACTTTGTTCGTTCGACAGCATAGTTTATTTTTCGCTACCCCGCAAATTCCATATTCCTGGGAGATTGAATCCACTCAGTATACGAGCTTTACCTGTCTGTTTACTGAAAATTTTATTAAAGGCAGTGATCGGAGCAAAAGTCTCCAGGAATCGCCCTTTTTTAAAGTAGGGGGTTCCCCTTTGTTCACCCTCGACGATCAGGCGTATACGCGCGTAAAAGTCCTTTTTCAGCAAATGCTGGAAGAACAGGATTCCAGCTATGTTTACCAGGATGAATTGATCCGTAACTACCTGAATCTGATCGTCCATCAGGCTCATAAGTTACAACCCGTTCCCGGCAGTACGGTAGCCGGAAACGCCGCTTCCCGGATTTCCACTTTATTTTTGGACTTGCTCGAACGGCAGTTTCCCATCGATAACCGACAGCAGCAGCTTTTGCTTAAAAATCCCCAGGATTTCGCCCAGCGACTCAACATTCACGTTAACCACCTCAATCGCTCCGTTAAGCAAATCACGGGGCAATCCACCCGGGATCACATTGCCGAGCGAATCCTTGCCGAGGCCCGAGCCCTACTGCTGCACACGGATTGGCCTATCGCCGACATTGCCTTTGCTCTGGGCTTTGATTACGCCAACTACTTCATTCAATGTTTTAAGCGAATGCAGGGCGTCACGCCTCATGCGTTTCGAACGGCTGCCGTGGTTTGATTTGTATCGTTTTCTGTTTGCTATCCTTCTTTTTAGGGGGTTTCGATTGGTGAACTTTGCCCGTCTATTGACAGCTAACGCAAACCGATCATGATTCAGGAAGTAACATTTAAACACAAAACCTGGCAACTAGCGGGCCATCTTCACGTGCCCGAAGCTTTTGATGAGCGTCAGTCGTATGCGGCCATCGTTTGTGTTCACCCCGGCAGTAGCGTAAAGGAGCAAACCGCAGGGCTTTACGCGGCCAAATTAGCCCAGGCGGGATTCATCGCTCTAGCTTTTGACGCCTCCTTTCAGGGAGCAAGTGGTGGCGGACCCCGTCACCTGGAAGATCCGGCTACCCGGGTGGAGGACATTCGCTGTGCGGTCGATTATCTCACCACGCTTGCCTTCGTTGATCGGAATCGAATTGGAATTCTAGGCATCTGTGCGGGTGGTACGTACGCAGCGAATGCCGCGTTAACGGAACGCAGGTTCAGAGCCGTGGGAGTCGTCGTTCCGGGCAATTTCGCCCGGGTATATCACGAACAGGGGAATGCGATTGAGATTCTTGAAGCCGTAAGCCAGCAAAGAACGGCTGAAGCCAACGGAGCAGAAGCCTTGATTACTCCTTGGATTCCCCATACGCCCGAAGAAGCCAGGCAGGCCGGAGCCACAGAGATGGATCTACTCCAGGCGGTGGACTATTACCGGACGCCCCGCGGACAACATCCCAATTCGGACAACAAACTTCTGTATACAGGCATCAGCATAGCCCTTGTTTTTGATGCCTTCCACCTAGCCGATCAGTTACTGACACAGCCCTTATGCATTGTGGTAGGTGACAAAGTCGGTGGCTTTGGTTCGTATCGGGACGGTTTTGAACTTTACAATAAAGCGGCCTCTACCTCTAAAAAGATTCATGTGGTGGCTGGAGCCGGCCATTACGATCTGTACGATGATCCAAAGGCTACGGGTGAGGCTCTTGAACAGCTTATTCCCTTTTTCCGCAACAATTTGGTATAACTAAAAAAGAAGCGAGTACGGTCTACGAAGATTGTACTCGCTTCTAAATATTCAGGGGTATGTACTTTAGCTAAGTTCCGAAAATTTTCAAATCGTCATTGCCTACGCTTATTCACCTAAAAAGGAAAGTACTAGCTGATTGAGTTTTGGGGCTTGCTCAAAAGGCAAATAATGGGTAGCATCCGGGAAAATTTCCAGTCGGGCGTTGTTGATCAGTTTCTGCATCAGCTGGCTATGCGATTCTAGTATAACGTCGTTCTGACCCGCAATGAGCAATACGGGACTGGTAATTTTCTGAAGGTCCGCCGCCGTCAACTGCGGCTGGGTAAGCATCAAGCGAAGCAGGCGGTGATCCCCGGAGTCCTGCTTTAGCTGATTTTTAAACATCGTCAGTACTTCTTCTTTGATTCCATCGGGCGAAACATTGGCCCCAATGGCAATCACTTTCCCTACTTTTTCGGGATAGCTTCGGGCAAAAGACAGACCCGTATTTCCACCGTCGCTCCACCCCAGGATGTGTACTTTGGGGAGGTTTAATTGGGCCATCAGTTTGCAAAGATCGCTGGCGAAGGTGTCGTACGTATAGTCAGCGGGAGACCGATTCGTACTTTTCCCCTGTCCTCGCGTATCCAAAGCAATCACCCGATACTGTTTGGACAAAGCCGGAATTTGCTGGTAAAAATCGGCCATACTCCCGTTGTTCCCGTGCAATAAGACCAGTGGTTCTCCTTGACCATAGATTTCATAGTACAGCTTGGCATCTCCCAGATCCGCATAAGTTCCACTGGAATCCTGCCCGTAGCGAGTCTTTTTTGCTGCTTCGTGATGTTGGTATACCTGCAGCATGGTACGGGTCATTGCGTCCGGCTCTTCCGAAGGTTCGGCCGAACGGTCGGCTGGCGTTTCCGTCGTATGTTTCGCGTAACTAACGGCCACATGGGCAATAAAAGTACCGGCATGTTTTTCCCAATTCCCCTGACTTTGATAGCGGAACAGTAACTGGTTCGCGAGCGATTTTTTAGCCGATAATCCAAAGATGAAGTTATCCTGAGCGGAGGCCGTATACTGAACGAGTTGCAGGGTAAAGGCAACTTTCCCCGTCCGGGTTGCTCTGAGCTGGTAGCTGGAAAGGTCGATCGTTTGCCAGCCAGTAGTTGTGGTTTTGTACAGGATCGGTGTCTGCTGTAAAGATTGGCTCGGGGTACCGTTCGAAGCCTCGTAAATATTGAGCTTCAGGGTAATTTCGGCGTACTTTGAACTCGGCATGATGTAAAAATTGAAGGCATTCAGCCAGGCCTCCGGCGGAACAGTCAGCAACATCCCCTGCTCAACGGCAGGAGCGTGCTGATCGAACATCCTCGAAAACGTCAACATGGGACGTGACTTTTCGCCCACTACTTTCGCTTTGTTTTTTTGGGCTGAAACGACCAGCGTTTGAAGCACCCGGGCATTCGGCTCTAAAACCACGACCGATTCGCGTCCGGCGGGAAAAGGGGCGATGGCCTTATCGTGGTAGCCTACGGCACTAAAAATGACTTCAGCATTACGTAAGGAATCAGCAAGGGTCAGTTTAAAATGGCCCTGCTCATCGGCTAAGGTCCCAATCGACGTACGTCGGATCCCAATGGCACAATACGGAATGCCTTCACCCGCCTGATTCACTACTCGACCCGTCAGATTCGTCTGAGCGAACGATGGGTAATACCACAAACTAAGAAAAAGAAGGAAGATACTATTTTTCATACCATTCATACTTGCCAAACGAACGAGTCATTACTGAAGCTTTTGGTGAACAAAAATTTCAGTAATGACTGCTTGCTGGCCTCTACTCCAGGCTGAGTAATCCAGGAAAGCTCCTTTGGAAGCGAAAAAGCTTGTATTAAATGAATCAATCAGGCCATTATGTACTGGAAACTAACTTTTATTTATCAGTATCTACAAACCTGACATCTACTGCTCCAGAAGCCTGCTTCCCTTTGATGGTCACCTTATACTCGGCTCCTTTCTGATTCACCAGATGGATTCGCTTTTCTTCCAGCGAATCAATTTTTTTATTGAGAATAACTGAGGAAGGCGACTGGATGGAAGCCTCTAATTCACCCCCCGTTTCCTTGAATTGGTACGCGAGATAGGTATCATTATCCGGTACCCGGAGCGTAAAGTTTTGCGTACCGTTTAGTTCTTTGAATTCTGCCTGGGTCCGTTCAGGGGTAGAAGAGCCTTGCCAGTTTTTAGTGGAAGTGCAAGAATTCAATAGCAAGGCAATGGTAGCGTATACAAGAAATCGTTTCATCGCGAAGGCCGTTAAACGGGTTTAAGTACGGATTCAGTTACGTTCAAGAGATGAAGAACTTCCTCTTAACGTTGCATCCGCCTCTGACAGCTGCCTTGTTTTTTACGATCCCTTGCGTACCATTCCGATAAAAATCAGGCGGCGTCTTACAACGTAAAGCAGACAATCAGGGTCTTAGAGAAAATCTTTAAACCAATGTTCCGTATGCGACTTTTTTCGACCGGCATTTCTTTATTTGTTCTGTTTACTCTGATGGCTTGCTCAAAAGAGCAGCTGGAACCCGTAATCGTAGATCCTCCCGTTCCAATCACAGTCAAGCTCGTCGCCCGTGATACCATTCGGCAGGGGAGTTATGAGGGAGTGGAAATTCATAGTTTTGTCGATGAAGCTTATACGGTTCTTGAGCAGCATCGGCAGCAAAAGTCCGTGACTTATCTCAGTGCAGTCAATACGTATTTCTCCGATCTTACCGACTTAAAAAATCGCCTTCGCCAGTTTGATTGGCTGACGCTGGATGAATCATACGACACGGATTCTGGCGTACAGATTGAACTAGCCGCGGGTAAGGTCAAAAGCCTGACGCTCAATAATCGCCGCTCCTTAAGCCAATGGCCCGAGGCGATCGACTCCAAAAGTGCTCTCCAAGTGGGTGACACCCCCGAACAATTGTACAGCAAACTGGTGGAGCTAAGTAAAAAACCGGCTTATGCCACTAAATTTCAGAAGATGGTACTTACCTCCCGCTACAGCTATGCTATCTACGATCCCGTTAAGGCCCGTCTACCCTGGACCTTGGTTTATCCAAAAGATAACCGCTCGTTTGATCAGGTACAAATTCATTTCCAGGATAAGCAGGTAGCTTTTATTACCGTAGAGCGGTTTGAACCCCTATAGTCTCTCGGAAAGCTTTCGGGAGGCTCATTCACGCTATTGAAAGTCAGGCTTCCGAAAGCTTTAAATGCATGTATTCATCCTGCCCACCTTTCAACGATTGAAGCACCCGGCGAAAGTGATTTATTCTTGCCTGTGCAGTCTTACTCTTTCGTTAACGTAATTACTCCTTCAAGACTTGATCAGAAGCCACTCCAAAGCGGCGACTGTAGACAGGATGACCGTTTTTGTAAATAGCGAAAGCCCCCCTTACCGGGTTATGATGCTCTATATAATCAAAAAAGGCATTTAACTTTTGTAGGTTCGATGGCTGTGCCCGAAGACACCAAGGAGCCACTACGAAGGCAAAGATTAAGATTGATTTCACAGAGAAAAAGTCAGCTGAAATAAAGGAAGCGTTTGAGTCAAAGATCCTACAAGACCCACTTGATTCAGTGGAATAAAGATATTTGGATCAGCCAGGAGGTTGCGTATACGTAAAAAGTAATTTTACGGAGGATTTGTCACCTCGTTAGGAGGTAGCGATGGCAACCCACTTCTTACTCATTAAGCTATTTAAAGTTCATTAAGTTGAACGCTGCCTTACACGGGTATCAGCAAAGGGAGCTTTGCTATACTACACTTCTACGCTGTGGCAGGAGATCTACTACCCCCGATTCTCAATTCAGCTGATCCGGCTCCCGGATTCGGTACCCGAATACGGCATACGCCAGCATCACCAACTCACACAAAACGGTAAGCGACCAGGTCCAACGCCAAGAGCCGAAAAGATCGGCTAATCCGCCCTGAATTAGCGTAAAAACGGCTCCACCAAAGACGGCGGAAATAAATACGCCGGACGCTTTCGAGGTATATTTCTGTAATCCCCGGATCGAGAGCGAATAAATACAGCTCCACATGGACGAGTGTAACAGACCAATAGCTACTAAAAACCAAAGGTTTTGGGCAACCATGGCGAAAACGGCCAGTAGCGTCGCCAGAACCGTAGTGACGATCAGTTGCGTTCGGGCCGAAATGGTGGTGAAAAAGCTGGAGATAGCCCTCCCTACTAAAAATCCTCCCCAGTAAAGCGTAGAAAGCAGGGCGTGAATACCCAAATCCAGTCCGGCAATGGTCAGATCGGTTCGACCAAAAAACGTAATGGGATGACCGGAATCCATGAGTTCAAAGGCATACAGGTTGATATTGGCACCGATGGCTACTTCCGTTCCCACGTAGAAAAAAATAGCCGCGACTCCCAAGACAAAGTGGCGGAACGACCAAATGCTTCGTTCCAATTTTTCGGTGGATCCGGCTCGGGTGTTTTCCAGGTCGGGAATGTGAAGGCGACTGGTAATCAGAATTACCGACAGGATAGTAAATATCAACAAACTCAGGGGCAATAACAATTGATGAATCTGAATCCGATCAATGGGAATTCCACTGAACATAACCACGGTTACAAAAAAAGGAGCTGACGTCGTACCGATGGAATTAATGGCCGTTGTAATGTTCAACCGCTGAACGGGCTGGGTTCCCCGTAACGGGTAAGACGCTACGTAAGGATTGACCACCACCTGGACTACTGCCGCCGAAGTGCCCATTAGATAGGAACCCAGCAGAAAAATAAGGTAGCCGGTCGGAATTTGAGCATCGGTCACGCTAAAGGTCAGATCAGGAAACTGATCACTTACCAGCGAAGAAGTGAAATACATGAGCAAACCCGCGATGGTAAATCCCAGCCCCCGCAGGATCGTCTTTTGATACCCCACGGCATTCACCCACCGACTGCCCAGCGTCCCATTGATCAGGTATCCAGAAAAGAAGAAAAAGGAAATGAGCGTCGTTAGTGTATTCCGTAAACTTCCGGCATCCGCCAACAAGGTAAATTTTAGCGGAGCCTGAAGCTGTTCGTTGATCGTAGTTAAGAATCCAATAATAAAATAAATGAAGGTAATGATTGCAAAGGGTACGATGCTGGGCTGAGATTTAGATTCCATACCTTGTCGAGCTAGAATGTCCGCGGGATGCTTTAGTGGAGAATCGAATCCAGAGTAACTTTTACCCCTTCACCCTGAATACGCTTGGCAAATGCCCGATACGGTCCGACAAAGTCCTTAACCGACTCAAGGTTCAGGCTTTGAAAAGCAGAAAGGGCTAAGAACTCAACCGGATCCTCGCTCGCAATAACCCGCTCATCTTCGGACGTCAGCCAGGGTTCGGCTATGGCAAAAGCCTCCCCGCTATCATCCGTTTTATATTTGAGGTAATGTCGATAAGAAGCGAATAGAAAGGCTAGCCGCGTCAGATCTTTCTGATCCCGAATCATGTGAGCCAAGTTGGGCAGGATATACACGGGGAATTTGGAAATACCATCGAAACACAGTCGACTTAGCTGGTCACTGACCGACCGATTGGCAAAACGCTCCACCAGCGTTTGTTTGTACAGCTCCAGATTGGTATTCCCGGGTGCAGGAACGTAAGGCGTGACGTCCCTATCCATAAAATTCTGAACAAACTGGACGAAGACCGGATCATGCATGGCATCGTCTACTTTACGGTACCCGGCTAAAAAGGCCGGATAGGACAACAAGGTATGCGAAGCATTCAGCAGGCTAAGCTTCATAGTTTCGTAGGCACTCACATCCTCGGTAAATTCAACCCCTGCCCGTT
This portion of the Siphonobacter curvatus genome encodes:
- a CDS encoding multidrug effflux MFS transporter; the protein is MSRKTYVFLILILGSLTALGPFSIDMYLPGFPAIAKDLHTTAAKVSLSLSGFFIGISLGQLLYGPLLDRFGRKKPLYVGLVIYILASVGCAYTESIDSLIFMRVIQAIGSCAASVASIAMVRDLFPVKDNAKVFSLLLLVVGASPMIAPTVGGYVTSVFGWEMVFMILMGMGLLILLAVFLWLPDSYQPDSSISLKPKPILQNFWKVLREPQFYTYAFTGAIAFAGLFAYVSGSPILFMEVFHTDEKVYGWIFAFLSVGFIGSSQVNTLVLNRYKSEQIVRVALMSQVLIALTFLVVALNGWLTLPITLVFLFLFLSCIGFTNPNASALSLAPFAKNAGSASALMGAVQMGMGTLISVLMSQFEEPSALPMVAAMAGSASLALLVLLVGKKTIKQQVEVQQDAEAAFLH
- a CDS encoding Imm32 family immunity protein, with the translated sequence MQKSEIKGHLDLIVIDPEDNAEEERTHGLQILIHGDSAGLQSLGQLLLQLAELDQNQESDLPEEARIHLHLIPNVDLSKSSSEVIIGRLDAKGTGEFYARYTPKDQ
- a CDS encoding helix-turn-helix domain-containing protein, with amino-acid sequence MKAEPKVKRLQPLDLKLKGFRMYEVHPSSPGIPDYSRRDFYKICLFSGDSLVHYADKTLFVRQHSLFFATPQIPYSWEIESTQYTSFTCLFTENFIKGSDRSKSLQESPFFKVGGSPLFTLDDQAYTRVKVLFQQMLEEQDSSYVYQDELIRNYLNLIVHQAHKLQPVPGSTVAGNAASRISTLFLDLLERQFPIDNRQQQLLLKNPQDFAQRLNIHVNHLNRSVKQITGQSTRDHIAERILAEARALLLHTDWPIADIAFALGFDYANYFIQCFKRMQGVTPHAFRTAAVV
- a CDS encoding alpha/beta hydrolase, whose protein sequence is MIQEVTFKHKTWQLAGHLHVPEAFDERQSYAAIVCVHPGSSVKEQTAGLYAAKLAQAGFIALAFDASFQGASGGGPRHLEDPATRVEDIRCAVDYLTTLAFVDRNRIGILGICAGGTYAANAALTERRFRAVGVVVPGNFARVYHEQGNAIEILEAVSQQRTAEANGAEALITPWIPHTPEEARQAGATEMDLLQAVDYYRTPRGQHPNSDNKLLYTGISIALVFDAFHLADQLLTQPLCIVVGDKVGGFGSYRDGFELYNKAASTSKKIHVVAGAGHYDLYDDPKATGEALEQLIPFFRNNLV
- a CDS encoding alpha/beta fold hydrolase, which translates into the protein MKNSIFLLFLSLWYYPSFAQTNLTGRVVNQAGEGIPYCAIGIRRTSIGTLADEQGHFKLTLADSLRNAEVIFSAVGYHDKAIAPFPAGRESVVVLEPNARVLQTLVVSAQKNKAKVVGEKSRPMLTFSRMFDQHAPAVEQGMLLTVPPEAWLNAFNFYIMPSSKYAEITLKLNIYEASNGTPSQSLQQTPILYKTTTTGWQTIDLSSYQLRATRTGKVAFTLQLVQYTASAQDNFIFGLSAKKSLANQLLFRYQSQGNWEKHAGTFIAHVAVSYAKHTTETPADRSAEPSEEPDAMTRTMLQVYQHHEAAKKTRYGQDSSGTYADLGDAKLYYEIYGQGEPLVLLHGNNGSMADFYQQIPALSKQYRVIALDTRGQGKSTNRSPADYTYDTFASDLCKLMAQLNLPKVHILGWSDGGNTGLSFARSYPEKVGKVIAIGANVSPDGIKEEVLTMFKNQLKQDSGDHRLLRLMLTQPQLTAADLQKITSPVLLIAGQNDVILESHSQLMQKLINNARLEIFPDATHYLPFEQAPKLNQLVLSFLGE
- a CDS encoding DUF1949 domain-containing protein, translated to MRLFSTGISLFVLFTLMACSKEQLEPVIVDPPVPITVKLVARDTIRQGSYEGVEIHSFVDEAYTVLEQHRQQKSVTYLSAVNTYFSDLTDLKNRLRQFDWLTLDESYDTDSGVQIELAAGKVKSLTLNNRRSLSQWPEAIDSKSALQVGDTPEQLYSKLVELSKKPAYATKFQKMVLTSRYSYAIYDPVKARLPWTLVYPKDNRSFDQVQIHFQDKQVAFITVERFEPL
- a CDS encoding MFS transporter, whose protein sequence is MESKSQPSIVPFAIITFIYFIIGFLTTINEQLQAPLKFTLLADAGSLRNTLTTLISFFFFSGYLINGTLGSRWVNAVGYQKTILRGLGFTIAGLLMYFTSSLVSDQFPDLTFSVTDAQIPTGYLIFLLGSYLMGTSAAVVQVVVNPYVASYPLRGTQPVQRLNITTAINSIGTTSAPFFVTVVMFSGIPIDRIQIHQLLLPLSLLIFTILSVILITSRLHIPDLENTRAGSTEKLERSIWSFRHFVLGVAAIFFYVGTEVAIGANINLYAFELMDSGHPITFFGRTDLTIAGLDLGIHALLSTLYWGGFLVGRAISSFFTTISARTQLIVTTVLATLLAVFAMVAQNLWFLVAIGLLHSSMWSCIYSLSIRGLQKYTSKASGVFISAVFGGAVFTLIQGGLADLFGSWRWTWSLTVLCELVMLAYAVFGYRIREPDQLN